The proteins below are encoded in one region of Paralysiella testudinis:
- a CDS encoding YadA-like family protein, with translation MAAPTGGSDATNKTYVDNQVTGAVGNVALNTAGDTGTGSVNLKTESLAVKGTANQIESVAAAQGITLKLSDKVTASLGKADNAVQYDATGKDSVTFASATAPTAVTKNADGTFTAMSGGTSLNNVASAGTISDPANAYKAVNAGDLNNQIAGITNSGLKFGANAGDVYTAKLGSTVNVKGADANKDFTKFDGGNNIMTQVDNTGLIRVALAKELAVDKVTLGKDAAGNTTVLSPSGTVVSNADGRSSTYGLDGLTVKGTDGKTLSSVGKDGVSTTGTVKVVDAADPTKTIAQLDNTALAVKGADGKNTTSVNEAINALNTAQATANDFAVQYDKTADGKPNKDSVTFASATAPTAVTKNADGTFTAMSGGTSLNNVASAGTISDPANAYKAVNAGDLNNQIAGITNSGLKFGANAGDVYTAKLGSTVNVKGADANKDFTKFDGGNNIMTQVDNTGLIRVALAKELAVDKVTLGKDAAGNTTVLSPSGTVVSNADGRSSTYGLDGLTVKGTDGKTLSSVGKDGVSTTGTVKVVDAADQTKTIAQLDNTALAVKGADGKNTTSVNEAINALNTAQATANDFAVQYDKTADGKPNKDSVTFASATAPTAVTKNADGTFTAMSGGTSLNNVASAGTISDPANAYKAVNAGDLNNQIAGITNSGLKFGANAGDVYTAKLGSTVNVKGADANKDFTKFDGGNNIMTQVDNTGLIRVALAKELAVDKVTLGKDAAGNTTVLSPSGTVVSNADGRSSTYGLDGLTVKGTDGKTLSSVGKDGVSTTGTVKVVDGEGKTVAQLDGSKMTVGGNATISINDAINKLDSAVTAAGKPTTVVAGLNMVVEEGKNASGGAQYTVKTSDKLNVTSITAGNTTVDGGGLTIKDGPSVTTKGIDAGGKAISNVADAVKAGDAVNKGQMDAAIKGVNSSVTNITNNVSNINTTIGGDTYIGKDGALTDAGKQALQTYDVKGQTTTNNTNVIAAVKNMNEGGIKFFHTNDGTNMGAADGQNKVDSSAQVSYSTAIGIGSVAGGVNSVAMGNASIKNGVAVDAERTKATGDAAIAIGKGARAVGDNSISIGTGNVVSGKNAGAIGDPSYIAGDSSYAIGNDNKIGASSKNVFILGNNVNIGANGVQTGVDANGNPVYAATADVSGAVALGDGTSVTTKDSVALGSGAAAGVVHTTAAGGNYTYKGGNDANVAGTKDAVGVVSVGKEGQTRQIQNVAAGVVSATSTDAINGSQLYYTNKAVEAVASGQAGIVQYSDANNPTQGGGAPSNDVTLVGADNKAPVVIHNVGAGTAATDAANLGQVQAMGNELAGRIDKVERNASAGVAQAIATAGLPQAYLPGKSMMAIGGGYYQGEAGYAVGFSTISDSGNWVIKATGSGNSRGNFGASVGAGYQW, from the coding sequence TTGGCTGCGCCGACAGGTGGCAGTGATGCGACCAACAAGACTTATGTTGATAACCAAGTAACGGGAGCGGTAGGCAATGTTGCATTGAATACTGCTGGTGATACAGGTACAGGCAGCGTTAACCTGAAAACCGAATCTTTGGCGGTTAAAGGTACTGCGAATCAAATTGAGAGCGTAGCGGCTGCGCAGGGCATCACGCTGAAGTTGAGTGATAAGGTTACCGCCTCTTTGGGTAAAGCGGACAATGCAGTTCAGTATGACGCTACAGGTAAAGACAGCGTGACCTTTGCCAGCGCCACTGCACCGACTGCGGTTACTAAAAATGCGGACGGCACATTTACCGCAATGAGCGGCGGCACCAGCCTGAATAACGTAGCCAGCGCAGGTACCATCAGCGACCCGGCCAACGCATATAAGGCAGTGAATGCGGGTGATTTGAACAACCAGATTGCGGGCATTACCAACAGCGGCCTGAAATTCGGCGCCAACGCCGGAGATGTTTACACCGCCAAATTGGGCAGCACCGTTAACGTAAAAGGCGCGGATGCCAACAAAGATTTCACTAAGTTTGATGGCGGTAACAACATCATGACTCAAGTGGACAACACCGGTTTAATCCGCGTAGCGTTGGCCAAAGAGTTGGCGGTAGACAAAGTCACCTTAGGTAAAGATGCGGCAGGCAACACCACCGTATTGAGTCCGAGCGGCACCGTAGTGAGCAACGCCGACGGGCGCAGCAGCACCTATGGCTTGGATGGTTTAACCGTTAAAGGTACAGACGGCAAAACGCTGAGCAGCGTAGGCAAGGATGGCGTGAGCACCACCGGCACAGTGAAAGTGGTTGATGCGGCAGATCCGACCAAAACGATTGCCCAGTTGGACAACACCGCATTGGCTGTAAAAGGTGCGGATGGTAAAAACACCACCAGCGTAAACGAAGCGATTAACGCATTGAATACCGCCCAAGCGACTGCGAATGACTTTGCCGTTCAATACGACAAAACCGCAGACGGCAAGCCGAACAAAGACAGCGTGACCTTTGCCAGCGCCACTGCACCGACTGCGGTTACTAAAAATGCGGACGGCACATTTACCGCAATGAGCGGCGGCACCAGCCTGAATAACGTAGCCAGCGCAGGTACCATCAGCGACCCGGCCAACGCATATAAGGCAGTGAATGCGGGTGATTTGAACAACCAGATTGCGGGCATTACCAACAGCGGCCTGAAATTCGGCGCCAACGCCGGAGATGTTTACACCGCCAAATTGGGCAGCACCGTTAACGTAAAAGGCGCGGATGCCAACAAAGATTTCACTAAGTTTGATGGCGGTAACAACATCATGACTCAAGTGGACAACACCGGTTTAATCCGCGTAGCGTTGGCCAAAGAGTTGGCGGTAGACAAAGTCACCTTAGGTAAAGATGCGGCAGGCAACACCACCGTATTGAGTCCGAGCGGCACCGTAGTGAGCAACGCCGACGGGCGCAGCAGCACCTATGGCTTGGATGGTTTAACCGTTAAAGGTACAGACGGCAAAACGCTGAGCAGCGTAGGCAAGGATGGCGTGAGCACCACCGGCACAGTGAAAGTGGTTGATGCGGCAGATCAGACCAAAACGATTGCCCAGTTGGACAACACCGCATTGGCTGTAAAAGGTGCGGATGGTAAAAACACCACCAGCGTAAACGAAGCGATTAACGCATTGAATACCGCCCAAGCGACTGCGAATGACTTTGCCGTTCAATACGACAAAACCGCAGACGGCAAGCCGAACAAAGACAGCGTGACCTTTGCCAGCGCCACTGCACCGACTGCGGTTACTAAAAATGCGGACGGCACATTTACCGCAATGAGCGGCGGCACCAGCCTGAATAACGTAGCCAGCGCAGGTACCATCAGCGACCCGGCCAACGCATATAAGGCAGTGAATGCGGGTGATTTGAACAACCAGATTGCGGGCATTACCAACAGCGGCCTGAAATTCGGCGCCAACGCCGGAGATGTTTACACCGCCAAATTGGGCAGCACCGTTAACGTAAAAGGCGCGGATGCCAACAAAGATTTCACTAAGTTTGATGGCGGTAACAACATCATGACTCAAGTGGACAACACCGGTTTAATCCGCGTAGCGTTGGCCAAAGAGTTGGCGGTAGACAAAGTCACCTTAGGTAAAGATGCGGCAGGCAACACCACCGTATTGAGTCCGAGCGGCACCGTAGTGAGCAACGCCGACGGGCGCAGCAGCACCTATGGCTTGGATGGTTTAACCGTTAAAGGTACAGACGGCAAAACGCTGAGCAGCGTAGGCAAGGATGGCGTGAGCACCACCGGTACAGTGAAAGTGGTTGACGGCGAGGGTAAGACCGTGGCTCAGTTGGATGGTAGCAAAATGACTGTGGGCGGTAACGCTACCATCAGTATCAACGATGCCATCAACAAGTTGGACAGTGCGGTAACTGCCGCAGGTAAGCCGACTACGGTGGTGGCAGGTTTGAATATGGTGGTTGAGGAAGGCAAAAATGCATCCGGGGGTGCGCAATACACGGTGAAAACCAGCGATAAGCTGAATGTCACCAGTATTACCGCTGGTAATACCACGGTTGATGGCGGCGGCTTAACCATTAAAGATGGCCCCAGCGTGACTACTAAGGGCATTGATGCGGGCGGCAAAGCCATTAGCAATGTTGCCGATGCGGTTAAGGCCGGTGATGCGGTGAACAAAGGCCAAATGGATGCCGCCATTAAAGGTGTTAATAGTAGTGTGACCAACATTACCAACAATGTGAGCAATATCAACACCACTATTGGCGGTGATACCTATATTGGTAAAGACGGGGCGCTCACCGATGCAGGAAAGCAGGCACTCCAAACTTATGATGTAAAAGGTCAAACCACTACCAATAATACCAATGTAATTGCAGCCGTCAAAAATATGAATGAAGGTGGTATCAAATTCTTCCATACCAATGATGGTACGAATATGGGGGCAGCTGATGGCCAGAATAAAGTTGATTCCAGCGCCCAAGTAAGTTACAGCACGGCGATCGGTATCGGCTCTGTTGCCGGTGGTGTGAATAGTGTGGCCATGGGTAATGCCAGCATTAAAAATGGTGTTGCTGTGGACGCCGAGCGCACTAAAGCCACAGGTGATGCAGCCATTGCGATTGGTAAAGGTGCCCGCGCGGTGGGTGACAACAGCATTTCTATCGGTACCGGCAATGTGGTGTCTGGTAAAAATGCGGGTGCGATTGGTGATCCGAGTTATATCGCAGGTGATAGCAGCTATGCCATCGGTAATGACAACAAGATTGGCGCCAGCTCTAAGAATGTGTTTATCTTGGGAAATAATGTCAATATTGGCGCGAATGGAGTGCAAACGGGTGTAGATGCCAATGGCAACCCGGTATACGCGGCTACCGCAGATGTTTCCGGTGCTGTGGCCTTGGGTGATGGCACCAGTGTAACCACTAAAGACAGTGTGGCATTGGGTTCAGGCGCTGCGGCAGGCGTGGTACATACCACTGCTGCCGGTGGCAACTACACCTATAAAGGCGGTAACGATGCCAATGTGGCGGGCACCAAGGATGCTGTGGGTGTGGTGAGTGTGGGTAAAGAGGGTCAAACCCGTCAAATCCAAAATGTCGCCGCCGGAGTGGTGTCTGCCACCAGCACCGATGCCATCAATGGCAGCCAGTTGTACTACACCAATAAGGCGGTGGAAGCGGTGGCCAGTGGGCAGGCAGGCATTGTGCAGTATTCTGATGCCAATAACCCGACCCAAGGCGGCGGTGCGCCCAGCAACGACGTTACCTTGGTGGGTGCCGACAACAAGGCACCGGTGGTGATCCACAATGTGGGTGCGGGCACGGCTGCTACTGATGCAGCTAATCTAGGCCAAGTACAGGCTATGGGCAATGAGCTGGCCGGCCGCATCGACAAGGTGGAGCGTAATGCCAGCGCGGGTGTGGCGCAAGCCATT
- a CDS encoding beta strand repeat-containing protein, whose translation MAAPTGGSDATNKTYVDNQVTGAVGNVALNTAGDTGTGSVNLKTESLAVKGTANQIESVAAAQGITLKLSDKVTASLGKADNAVQYDSTTKDKVTLGTTGTPVQLTNVKAGDISSAASTDAVNGGQLFATNQNVATNTTNITKNTGDITAINSQLDAGAFTVSANISANNGTKDRIAKDENINFANGTNTTATYDAGTNTFKYSVVDAPTFAGTVAAPTFVAGKTTISDGKVTGLAAPTGGSDATNKTYVDNQVTGAVGNVALNTAGDTGTGSVNLKTESLAVKGTADQIESVAAAQGITLKLSDKVTASLGKADNAVQYDTPTKNKVTLGTAGTPVQLTNVKAGDISSAASTDAVNGGQLFATNQNVATNTTNITKNTGDITAINSQLDAGAFTVTANNGTKDRIAKDENINFANGTNTTATYDAGTNTFKYSVVDAPTFAGTVAAPTFVAGKTTISDGKVTGLAAPTGGSDATNKTYVDNQVTGAVGNVALNTAGDTGTGSVNLKTESLAVKGTADQIESVAAAQGITLKLSDKVTASLGKADNAVQYDTPTKNKVTLGTAGTPVQLTNVKAGDISSAASTDAVNGGQLFATNQNVATNTTNITKNTGDITAINSQLDAGAFTVTANNGTKDRIAKDENINFANGTNTTATYDAGTNTFKYSVVDAPTFAGTVAAPTFVAGKTTISDGKVTGLAAPTGGSDATNKTYVDNQVTGAVGNVALNTAGDTGTGSVNLKTESLAVKGTANQIESVAAAQGITLKLSDKVTASLGKADNAVQYDSTTKDKVTLGTAGTPVQLTNVKAGDISSATSTDAVNGGQLFATNQNVATNTTNITKNTGDITAINSQLDAGAFTVSANISANNGTKDRIAKDENINFANGTNTTATYDAGTNTFKYSVVDAPTFAGTVAAPTFVAGKTTISDGKVTGLAAPTGGSDATNKTYVDNQVTGAVGNVALNTAGDTGTGSVNLKTESLAVKGTANQIESVAAAQGITLKLSDKVTASLGKADNAVQYDSTTKDKVTLGTTGTPVQLTNVKAGDISSAASTDAVNGGQLFATNQNVATNTTNITKNTGDITAINSQLDAGAFTVSANISANNGTTDRIAKDENINFANGTNTTATYDAGTNTFKYSVVDAPTFAGTVAAPTFVAGKTTISDGKVTGLAAPTGGSDATNKTYVDNQVTGAVGNVALNTAGDTGTGSVNLKTESLAVKGTADQIESVAAAQGITLKLSDKVTASLGKADNAVQYDTPTKNKVTLGTAGTPVQLTNVKAGDISSAASTDAVNGGQLFATNQNVATNTTNITKNTGDITAINSQLDAGAFTVTANNGTKDRIAKDENINFANGTNTTATYDAGTNTFKYSVVDAPTFAGTVAAPTFVAGRPP comes from the coding sequence TTGGCTGCGCCGACAGGTGGCAGTGATGCGACCAACAAGACTTATGTTGATAACCAAGTAACGGGAGCGGTAGGCAATGTTGCATTGAATACTGCTGGTGATACAGGTACAGGCAGCGTTAACCTGAAAACCGAATCTTTGGCGGTTAAAGGTACTGCGAATCAAATTGAGAGCGTAGCGGCTGCGCAGGGCATCACGCTGAAGTTGAGTGATAAGGTTACCGCCTCTTTGGGTAAAGCGGACAATGCAGTTCAGTATGACAGCACTACTAAAGATAAAGTGACCTTGGGTACTACCGGCACTCCGGTGCAGCTGACCAACGTCAAAGCAGGAGACATCAGCAGTGCGGCCAGCACTGATGCGGTGAATGGTGGTCAACTGTTTGCGACCAATCAAAACGTGGCTACCAACACCACCAACATCACCAAGAACACCGGTGATATTACCGCCATCAACAGCCAATTGGATGCCGGTGCGTTTACCGTTAGTGCCAATATTAGTGCCAATAATGGCACTAAGGATCGCATTGCCAAAGACGAGAACATCAACTTTGCCAACGGCACCAATACCACAGCTACTTATGATGCGGGCACCAACACGTTTAAATACAGCGTAGTTGATGCGCCTACATTTGCCGGTACGGTAGCCGCCCCGACCTTTGTGGCAGGGAAGACCACCATAAGTGACGGCAAAGTCACTGGATTGGCTGCGCCGACAGGTGGCAGTGATGCGACCAACAAGACTTATGTTGATAACCAAGTAACGGGAGCGGTAGGCAATGTTGCATTGAATACTGCTGGTGATACAGGTACAGGCAGCGTTAACCTGAAAACCGAATCTTTGGCGGTTAAAGGTACTGCGGATCAAATTGAGAGCGTAGCGGCTGCGCAGGGCATCACGCTGAAATTGAGTGATAAGGTTACCGCCTCTTTGGGTAAAGCGGACAATGCAGTTCAGTATGACACTCCTACTAAAAATAAAGTCACGTTGGGTACCGCCGGCACTCCGGTGCAGCTGACCAACGTCAAAGCAGGAGACATCAGCAGTGCGGCCAGCACTGATGCGGTGAATGGTGGTCAACTGTTTGCGACCAATCAAAACGTGGCTACCAACACCACCAACATCACCAAGAACACCGGTGATATTACCGCCATCAACAGCCAATTGGATGCCGGTGCGTTTACGGTTACTGCCAATAATGGCACTAAGGATCGCATTGCCAAAGACGAGAACATCAACTTTGCCAACGGCACCAATACCACAGCTACTTATGATGCGGGCACCAACACGTTTAAATACAGCGTAGTTGATGCGCCTACATTTGCCGGTACGGTAGCCGCCCCGACCTTTGTGGCAGGGAAGACCACCATAAGTGACGGCAAAGTCACTGGATTGGCTGCGCCGACAGGTGGCAGTGATGCGACCAACAAGACTTATGTTGATAACCAAGTAACGGGAGCGGTAGGCAATGTTGCATTGAATACTGCTGGTGATACAGGTACAGGCAGCGTTAACCTGAAAACCGAATCTTTGGCGGTTAAAGGTACTGCGGATCAAATTGAGAGCGTAGCGGCTGCGCAGGGCATCACGCTGAAATTGAGTGATAAGGTTACCGCCTCTTTGGGTAAAGCGGACAATGCAGTTCAGTATGACACTCCTACTAAAAATAAAGTCACGTTGGGTACCGCCGGCACTCCGGTGCAGCTGACCAACGTCAAAGCAGGAGACATCAGCAGTGCGGCCAGCACTGATGCGGTGAATGGTGGTCAACTGTTTGCGACCAATCAAAACGTGGCTACCAACACCACCAACATCACCAAGAACACCGGTGATATTACCGCCATCAACAGCCAATTGGATGCCGGTGCGTTTACGGTTACTGCCAATAATGGCACTAAGGATCGCATTGCCAAAGACGAGAACATCAACTTTGCCAACGGCACCAATACCACAGCTACTTATGATGCGGGCACCAACACGTTTAAATACAGCGTAGTTGATGCGCCTACATTTGCCGGTACGGTAGCCGCCCCGACCTTTGTGGCAGGGAAGACCACCATAAGTGACGGCAAAGTCACAGGATTGGCTGCGCCGACAGGTGGCAGTGATGCGACCAACAAGACTTATGTTGATAACCAAGTAACGGGAGCGGTAGGCAATGTTGCATTGAATACTGCTGGTGATACAGGTACAGGCAGCGTTAACCTGAAAACCGAATCTTTGGCGGTTAAAGGTACTGCGAATCAAATTGAGAGCGTAGCGGCTGCGCAGGGCATCACGCTGAAGTTGAGTGATAAGGTTACCGCCTCTTTGGGTAAAGCGGACAATGCAGTTCAGTATGACAGCACTACTAAAGATAAAGTGACCTTGGGTACCGCCGGTACTCCGGTACAGCTGACCAACGTCAAAGCAGGAGACATCAGCAGTGCGACCAGCACTGATGCGGTGAATGGTGGTCAACTGTTTGCGACCAATCAAAACGTGGCTACCAACACCACCAACATCACCAAGAACACCGGTGATATTACCGCCATCAACAGCCAATTGGATGCCGGTGCGTTTACCGTTAGTGCCAATATTAGTGCCAATAATGGCACTAAGGATCGCATTGCCAAAGACGAGAACATCAACTTTGCCAACGGCACCAATACCACAGCTACTTATGATGCGGGCACCAACACGTTTAAATACAGCGTAGTTGATGCGCCTACATTTGCCGGTACGGTAGCCGCCCCGACCTTTGTGGCAGGGAAGACCACCATAAGTGACGGCAAAGTCACTGGATTGGCTGCGCCGACAGGTGGCAGTGATGCGACCAACAAGACTTATGTTGATAACCAAGTAACGGGAGCGGTAGGCAATGTTGCATTGAATACTGCTGGTGATACAGGTACAGGCAGCGTTAACCTGAAAACCGAATCTTTGGCGGTTAAAGGTACTGCGAATCAAATTGAGAGCGTAGCGGCTGCGCAGGGCATCACGCTGAAGTTGAGTGATAAGGTTACCGCCTCTTTGGGTAAAGCGGACAATGCAGTTCAGTATGACAGCACTACTAAAGATAAAGTGACCTTGGGTACTACCGGCACTCCGGTGCAGCTGACCAACGTCAAAGCAGGAGACATCAGCAGTGCGGCCAGCACTGATGCGGTGAATGGTGGTCAACTGTTTGCGACCAATCAAAACGTGGCTACCAACACCACCAACATCACCAAGAACACCGGTGATATTACCGCCATCAACAGCCAATTGGATGCCGGTGCGTTTACCGTTAGTGCCAATATTAGTGCCAATAATGGCACTACGGATCGCATTGCCAAAGACGAGAACATCAACTTTGCCAACGGCACCAATACCACAGCTACTTATGATGCGGGCACCAACACGTTTAAATACAGCGTAGTTGATGCGCCTACATTTGCCGGTACGGTAGCCGCCCCGACCTTTGTGGCAGGGAAGACCACCATAAGTGACGGCAAAGTCACTGGATTGGCTGCGCCGACAGGTGGCAGTGATGCGACCAACAAGACTTATGTTGATAACCAAGTAACGGGAGCGGTAGGCAATGTTGCATTGAATACTGCTGGTGATACAGGTACAGGCAGCGTTAACCTGAAAACCGAATCTTTGGCGGTTAAAGGTACTGCGGATCAAATTGAGAGCGTAGCGGCTGCGCAGGGCATCACGCTGAAATTGAGTGATAAGGTTACCGCCTCTTTGGGTAAAGCGGACAATGCAGTTCAGTATGACACTCCTACTAAAAATAAAGTCACGTTGGGTACCGCCGGCACTCCGGTGCAGCTGACCAACGTCAAAGCAGGAGACATCAGCAGTGCGGCCAGCACTGATGCGGTGAATGGTGGTCAACTGTTTGCGACCAATCAAAACGTGGCTACCAACACCACCAACATCACCAAGAACACCGGTGATATTACCGCCATCAACAGCCAATTGGATGCCGGTGCGTTTACGGTTACTGCCAATAATGGCACTAAGGATCGCATTGCCAAAGACGAGAACATCAACTTTGCCAACGGCACCAATACCACAGCTACTTATGATGCGGGCACCAACACGTTTAAATACAGCGTAGTTGATGCGCCTACATTTGCCGGTACGGTAGCCGCCCCGACCTTTGTGGCAGGAAGACCACCATAA
- a CDS encoding ESPR-type extended signal peptide-containing protein yields the protein MNKIYRTVYNETTQTWVAVSEIETGKGKSSKSEQNRASKVLSKVFMSNTLRFNVLALSLGLSVGIPVPVYAAQLQCDVSAIDNTSNLTCGRSATANTSQAVALGSEANASGNQSIALGAQTKSSGVSSIAIGGDDIDLVAGNNGQNNTTAATQYKALTGSDLVDYASNTTRYPATESSGAGAVAVGVQALASGDISTALGIKSKATGIASVALGVGANASEKGAVALGVGANASKERAVALGAGSVTDTNATAITQATVGTGASAVTYTNFGGAKVVAAGDQVSIGKSGFERQLKNVAPGAVTDTSTDAINGSQLFSVANTLQTKLTRYYSVNSTDTTAGSNYSNDGAGGTNALAAGVKANAAGAGSVAVGYKATTNTIGDMAYGLGSAAQGYSKNTVTDSSTVTAGSVTTEDFGPALAQGAFAKATGRNAIAIGNNAQANGTVNNNSINDVIAIGANSTVSGNRGVAMGYKAYVGGGNTVSIGTQAGTDSTADNGVFIGSSAGSVNSLAKTNNKKNTSGIAIGSSAGANYIDGTEVVAIGNSAGIYNQGNTNYAIGSRAGQYVKGSDNYTMGIDAGKYVAGSSNSSYGYKTGSIVNGSRNYSYGSGNSDTLTATDNSNTPGQWVNGDDNLSLGTNAGQYIGKMTAQLTSTEVAFTSATKSNNNIAIGNGANKFSYASPLTTSDNIAMGSSSKASGGEAIAIGKGAQANGAQSISIGTGNVVSGANSGALGDPSYISGSGTYTIGNNNGTATAPIAATESGAFGNGNAMPTASTTGIRVVGNGNTVNSSNVMVMGNGVTVATGLDGAVVLGNASTVTKAVDTANSTINNGITYTYATSGAAPADGDVVSVGTTTKPRQIQNVANGQVSATSLDAINGSQLYAVADIAAKVLPLRPPNQQVMFQAA from the coding sequence ATGAACAAAATCTACCGCACCGTATACAACGAAACCACCCAAACTTGGGTGGCCGTGTCTGAAATCGAAACCGGCAAAGGTAAAAGCAGTAAATCTGAGCAAAATAGGGCATCGAAGGTATTATCGAAAGTATTTATGAGTAATACCTTAAGATTTAATGTATTAGCATTATCTTTGGGTTTAAGTGTCGGTATTCCAGTACCTGTCTATGCAGCTCAACTTCAATGTGATGTTTCTGCTATTGACAATACCAGTAACTTGACATGTGGTAGGAGTGCAACAGCAAATACAAGTCAGGCTGTTGCGCTTGGCTCTGAGGCGAATGCCAGTGGAAACCAATCTATTGCTTTAGGGGCACAAACAAAATCATCTGGAGTATCCTCCATTGCGATTGGCGGCGATGACATAGATTTGGTTGCGGGTAATAATGGACAAAATAATACGACAGCTGCCACCCAATATAAAGCACTCACAGGGTCTGATTTAGTCGATTATGCAAGTAACACTACACGGTACCCGGCTACTGAATCATCAGGTGCAGGGGCAGTAGCCGTTGGGGTACAAGCGCTAGCATCAGGTGACATATCAACTGCTTTGGGTATTAAAAGTAAGGCTACGGGCATTGCTTCGGTAGCATTGGGTGTAGGAGCCAATGCCAGCGAAAAGGGGGCGGTAGCATTGGGTGTAGGAGCCAATGCCAGCAAAGAGAGGGCGGTAGCATTGGGTGCTGGATCTGTTACCGACACTAATGCTACAGCCATAACACAGGCAACCGTAGGTACGGGAGCCAGCGCTGTAACTTATACCAACTTTGGTGGTGCTAAAGTAGTGGCGGCGGGTGACCAAGTTTCAATCGGTAAATCTGGTTTTGAGCGCCAGTTGAAAAATGTAGCACCCGGTGCAGTTACTGACACTAGCACCGATGCCATTAACGGCAGCCAACTATTTTCCGTTGCCAATACACTACAAACTAAACTTACCCGTTACTACAGTGTGAATTCAACTGATACAACAGCAGGTTCTAATTACAGCAATGATGGCGCTGGTGGCACGAATGCACTGGCTGCCGGTGTGAAAGCGAATGCGGCTGGTGCAGGCAGTGTGGCGGTAGGTTATAAAGCCACGACCAACACCATAGGCGATATGGCGTATGGCTTGGGCAGTGCCGCCCAAGGGTACAGTAAAAATACTGTCACTGATTCTTCTACCGTCACTGCTGGCAGTGTGACGACAGAAGACTTTGGCCCTGCCTTGGCACAAGGGGCGTTTGCCAAAGCCACGGGACGCAATGCCATTGCCATTGGTAACAACGCGCAAGCCAATGGAACCGTTAACAATAATAGCATCAACGATGTGATTGCCATCGGAGCGAACAGCACGGTTAGTGGAAATCGTGGGGTTGCCATGGGTTATAAGGCTTACGTCGGTGGTGGAAATACCGTGTCTATTGGTACCCAAGCGGGCACTGATAGTACTGCAGACAATGGTGTATTTATCGGGTCAAGTGCCGGCTCGGTGAATTCTCTTGCAAAAACAAACAATAAGAAGAATACCAGTGGTATCGCGATTGGTAGTTCTGCGGGGGCAAACTACATCGACGGCACAGAAGTGGTGGCGATTGGTAATTCTGCGGGGATTTATAACCAAGGCAACACCAACTACGCTATCGGCAGTCGCGCAGGTCAATATGTCAAGGGTAGCGATAACTATACGATGGGTATTGATGCAGGCAAATATGTGGCCGGTAGCAGCAATAGCTCTTATGGCTATAAGACGGGCAGTATAGTTAATGGGAGTCGAAACTATTCTTATGGTAGTGGCAATAGTGACACGCTGACAGCAACGGATAACAGTAACACTCCAGGTCAATGGGTGAATGGTGACGACAACCTATCGCTTGGCACCAATGCAGGGCAATATATCGGCAAAATGACCGCCCAATTAACAAGCACTGAGGTGGCGTTCACTAGCGCAACAAAGTCAAACAACAATATCGCCATCGGTAATGGGGCAAATAAGTTTAGCTATGCTTCTCCGCTTACCACCAGTGATAACATCGCCATGGGTAGCAGTAGCAAAGCATCAGGCGGTGAGGCCATCGCCATTGGCAAGGGCGCACAAGCCAACGGCGCGCAATCTATTTCTATCGGCACCGGCAACGTGGTCTCCGGTGCCAATTCGGGTGCATTGGGTGACCCATCTTATATTTCAGGCAGCGGTACCTATACTATTGGCAATAATAACGGCACGGCAACAGCGCCGATTGCTGCTACTGAATCCGGTGCGTTTGGCAATGGCAATGCGATGCCGACAGCAAGTACAACGGGTATTCGTGTTGTGGGTAACGGCAATACCGTTAACTCAAGCAATGTGATGGTGATGGGTAATGGCGTTACTGTGGCAACAGGTTTAGATGGCGCTGTGGTATTGGGTAATGCTTCTACTGTGACAAAGGCGGTGGATACAGCTAATTCAACTATTAATAATGGCATTACCTACACCTATGCCACCTCAGGTGCTGCACCTGCTGACGGGGATGTGGTCAGTGTTGGTACTACAACTAAACCACGCCAAATCCAAAATGTGGCAAATGGACAAGTATCTGCTACAAGCTTGGATGCCATCAACGGCAGCCAGCTTTATGCCGTGGCTGATATTGCAGCAAAGGTTTTACCGTTGAGGCCACCAAATCAGCAGGTGATGTTTCAGGCAGCCTGA